From Candida dubliniensis CD36 chromosome 7, complete sequence, the proteins below share one genomic window:
- a CDS encoding Paf1 complex subunit, putative (Similar to S. cerevisiae CTR9), whose product MEERTDISYYIGKESTESLNLLDVPVGGGQIVSIDLRNELSDDPSELIQFLTDQQTEKQYWIIAASGYAKLGKLKESLEFINAALKLDYFTENDKKSFESFVIWLLVKHVYLGIDKDNNLNLAKKEISKLNFKIQTDSETSTSVSTSNLLSQAILYLYESKDDDAIDIFDRILRLDPNNCFALLGKAQSVLNKTKNYSHALKLYQQVLILNPLMKPDPRLGIGLCFWFLRDDKMAIKAWERSLQLDPTNVKSRIFLNLAKFHTTFTNSLSDEEFLDNYKNCLQELSKLKSLNADDTTVILALCSYLFSKGDYNTVIKIVEKIVKKITGSDNLKKFSTFSRITKYESNVLSQCSTWLARIEFARGDFIQSSKYFQEAIKLNESNIVAKLGLGQSQYNRGSTEEASLTFESILRSNVKCLEVNYSLGVLYSKQNSRSKKEMAIQVLERYIRLSNNRGISSNEEEFVLNKEPVALNAYLILSQLYEEKGDSIQALTYLNKAVEARKQVEKDVPLEVYNNIGVFQFTKQNYDSALDNFTAALGKLDGSDFKSPDGDTLVDLPQDLRTSLTYNLARTKEISNQKDALETYEQLLTECPNYFSAKLRILFLNCLTEGISKEEIRNEIEQLLELNASDLEVRSFYGWFIKNFGKRLHMPSDADTKLQKDTLVEFDSHDCYALISLANIYCIMARDAKGADEKRKKYYLRAIELFTKVLSLDSKNVYAAQGLAITYIENKQLNKGLDILRKIRDSLNDISVYLNLGHVLCDLKQFGKAIENYELALARYTDGKDAKILSFLGRVWYLRGNAESSLAYLKKALEYAQAAFDAARTTSKAALSFNISFVQFQIADFITKQPVNERNVDDIESAIEGLNNAIDILTQLASDEEKHPPYPREELRGRANLGTSTLLSRLGNALAETKENNAEIEEKIEKAKQIRMEEEQTRLKEEEERLNKLKEKELEMSKQRMALQEQAQKWAEENRASVGVSDNEDEELFEEESAQRENKKNKGGKGKKGKGRKKKGNIIDDSDEEPEQNVTDDSGDEAAGNSNGKRKAGDEAGGKKKKKPLSSEFIQDSEEELEDDDLFGDNDEE is encoded by the coding sequence ATGGAAGAACGAACTGACATTTCATACTATATTGGGAAAGAATCTACCGAATCGttaaatttattggatGTTCCAGTTGGAGGTGGACAAATTGTTTCCATTGATTTGCGAAATGAATTATCGGATGACCCATCTGAattaatccaatttttAACAGATCAACAAACTGAGAAACAGTACTGGATTATAGCAGCAAGTGGATATGCAAAATTAGGGAAATTGAAAGAGCTGTTGGAATTTATCAATGCAGCTTTaaaattggattatttcaccgaaaatgataaaaagtCATTTGAAAGTTTTGTTATTTGGCTTTTGGTAAAACATGTTTATTTGGGGATTGATAAGGATAACAATTTGAATCTTGCTAAAAAGGAAATATCAAAGctaaatttcaaaatccaAACGGACAGTGAAACAAGCACACTGGTTAGTacttcaaatttattaagtCAGGCGATTTTGTACTTGTATGAATCCAAGGATGATGATGCCATAGATATCTTTGATCGTATTTTAAGACTCGATCCGAATAATTGTTTTGCATTATTAGGGAAAGCCCAATCAGTATTGAATAAAACGAAAAACTATTCCCATGCATTAAAGTTATATCAACAGgtattgattttaaatcCGCTAATGAAACCAGATCCAAGATTGGGCATTGGGTTgtgtttttggtttttaaGAGATGATAAAATGGCCATAAAGGCATGGGAGCGAAGCTTACAATTAGACCCCACCAACGTGAAACTGagaatatttttaaatttggCAAAATTTCACACCACATTTACCAACTCATTGAGTGATGAGGAATTTTTAGACAACTataaaaattgtttacAAGAATTAAGCAAGCTCAAGAGTTTGAATGCTGATGATACTACAGTGATTTTGGCTTTGTGTTCATATCTATTCTCTAAAGGTGACTACAACACAGTGATAAAAATTGTGGAAAAAATTGTCAAGAAAATCACAGGATCCGACAATCTCAAAAAGTTTAGTACATTTTCCAGAATTACAAAGTATGAATCTAATGTTTTATCTCAATGTTCTACATGGTTAGCCAGAATAGAATTCGCAAGAGGTGATTTTATACAatcttcaaaatattttcaagaAGCGATAAAGTTAAATGAATCCAACATTGTTGCCAAGTTGGGATTGGGACAGTCGCAATACAATCGTGGTTCAACTGAGGAGGCAAGCTTAACTTTTGAGAGTATTTTACGAAGCAATGTTAAATGCCTTGAAGTTAACTACTCTTTAGGTGTTTTATATTCCAAGCAAAACTCAAGAAGTAAGAAAGAGATGGCCATTCAGGTGTTGGAAAGGTACATAAGATTGTCAAACAATCGTGGAATATCTTCgaatgaagaagaatttgtGTTGAACAAAGAACCGGTAGCTTTGAACGCATACTTAATTTTAAGTCAATTATACGAGGAAAAAGGAGATCTGATACAGGCATTGACATATTTGAACAAAGCTGTTGAAGCAAGGAAACAAGTCGAAAAAGATGTTCCGTTAGAAGTATACAATAACATTGGCGTTTTCCAATTTACCAAACAAAACTATGACAGTGCCCTTGATAATTTCACCGCTGCTTTAGGTAAATTAGACGGCAGCGATTTCAAGTCCCCCGATGGTGACACATTAGTCGATTTGCCACAAGATTTGAGAACATCTTTGACCTACAATTTGGCAAGAACTAAAGAAATCTCGAACCAGAAAGATGCATTGGAAACATATGAGCAATTACTTACAGAATGCCCTAATTATTTCTCTGCCAAATTGAGAATcttatttttgaattgtttaacTGAGGGGATAAGCAAGGAAGAGATCCGCAATGAGATCGAACAGCTTCTAGAGTTAAATGCTTCTGATTTGGAAGTGAGGTCGTTTTACGGATggtttattaaaaattttggtAAAAGGTTACATATGCCATCAGATGCCGACACTAAATTACAGAAGGATACATTGGTTGAGTTTGATCTGCACGATTGTTACGCATTGATATCTTTGGCTAACATTTATTGCATCATGGCAAGAGATGCGAAGGGGGCAGATGAGAAAAGGAAGAAATATTATCTCCGAGCCATTGAGCTTTTCACTAAAGTTTTGTCTTTAGATTCTAAAAATGTTTATGCCGCACAGGGTTTAGCAATCACCTATATTGAGAATAAGCAATTAAACAAAGGTTTGGATATCTTGAGAAAAATTAGAGATTCTTTGAACGATATTTCTGTTTACTTGAATTTAGGTCATGTGTTGTGCgatttaaaacaatttggTAAGGCAATAGAGAATTATGAATTGGCGTTAGCAAGATACACTGATGGGAAAGATGCCAAGATTTTGTCATTCTTGGGTCGTGTATGGTATTTGAGAGGGAATGCCGAGCTGAGTTTGGCATACTTGAAAAAAGCCTTGGAGTATGCACAAGCGGCATTCGATGCAGCTAGAACTACTTCAAAGGCTGCCCTTTCATTCAATATTTCGtttgttcaatttcagATTGCTGATTTTATAACCAAACAGCCGGTTAATGAACGTAATGTGgatgatattgaaagtGCAATCGAAGGTTTGAATAACGCCATAGACATTTTAACACAATTAGCATCGGACGAAGAAAAACACCCACCTTATCCAAGGGAAGAGTTGAGAGGTAGAGCAAACTTGGGTACTAGTACCTTGTTGTCCAGATTGGGTAATGCGTTAGCAGAAACTAAGGAAAACAATGCTGaaatagaagaaaagaTTGAAAAGGCCAAGCAAATCAGGATGGAGGAAGAACAAACCAGgttgaaagaagaagaggagagattgaataaattgaagGAGAAAGAGTTAGAAATGAGCAAACAAAGAATGGCTTTGCAAGAACAAGCACAAAAATGGGCTGAAGAAAACAGGGCTAGTGTTGGTGTAAGCGATAATGAGGACGAGGAATTATTCGAGGAAGAATCTGCTCAGAGagaaaacaagaaaaacaaaggGGGTAAGGGAAAGAAAGGTAAAGgtagaaaaaagaaagggaATATTATTGACGACAGTGATGAAGAGCCAGAGCAAAATGTTACAGATGACTCTGGAGATGAAGCAGCCGGAAATTCTAATGGCAAAAGAAAAGCAGGAGATGAAGCCGGTggtaagaaaaagaagaaacccCTTTCATCCGAATTTATCCAAGATAGTGAGGAAGAGTTGGAGGACGACGATTTGTttggtgataatgatgaagaataa
- a CDS encoding DNA-directed RNA polymerase I subunit, putative (Similar to S. cerevisiae RPA2) — translation MALAKFRTLEREKRFQNPPKDMNSYPLLKDAVAPHVGSFNALMDGPDGGLLNLAVKDIGTKTIFDTPETSGRLGNKLKIRVDSVQLAKPSVPANDKLSLNRKTFPSECRERMVTYRSRLMLNVTWSVNDGEEVSEVREAGQIPIMLKSNRCHLEKLSPNQLVEAKEESDELGGYFIVNGIEKLIRMLIVQRRNHPMAIIRPSFGNRGASYTKFGIQIRSVRPDQTSQTNVLHYLNDGNVTFRFSWRKNEFLVPVVMILKALIETNDREIFDGIVGNDTENSFLTDRLELLLRTYKTYNLYSQQETLAYLGDKFRVVFGASPDMSDIEVGKEVLKRIVLVHLPNNTDKFRMLLFMIRKLYSLVAGDCAPDNPDATQHQEVLLGGFLYGMIIKEKIEEYLQNIKLQIQSDINRGVGINFDDRKYMTRVFSRINENIGQKLQYFLSTGNLVSQSGLDLQQVSGYTVVAEKINFYRFISHFRMVHRGSFFAELKTTTVRKLLPESWGFLCPVHTPDGSPCGLLNHLSHKCKIATEASDVSQVPKALTQLGVLPADSFAAGPNLCCVQLDGRIVGWTTHEQGRIVADTLRYWKVNGGHGLPLDLEIGYVPPSNKGQYPGLYIFGGRSRMMRPVRYLPLDKEDIVGPFEQVYMNVAVTPEEIENNIHSHVEFTPTNILSILANLTPFSDFNQSPRNMYQCQMGKQTMGTPGTALVHRSDNKLYRLQTGQTPIVKANLYDDYGMDNFPNGMNAIVAVISYTGYDMDDAMIINKSADERGFGYGTVYKTEKVDLSQSRRRGDPITQHFGFGTDEWPEAWKEKLDADGLPLIGVKVEEGDPIVAYYDDTLGKTKVKTYHSSEPGYIEEVKLLGDDSNEQEGQQITIKYRITRQPLIGDKFSSRHGQKGVCSRKWPQIDMPFTESGMQPDVIINPHAFPSRMTIGMFVESLAGKAGALHGIAQDSTPWKFNEQDTPADYFGEQLLKAGYNYHGNEPMYSGATGEELRCDIYIGCVYYQRLRHMVNDKFQVRSTGPVNSLTMQPVKGRKRSGGIRVGEMERDALIGHGTSFLLQDRLLNCSDYTQTPVCRSCGSILTTQTSVPRIGSMASIRCRRCAVSLDKYEGYAADSDIWEDGHGKKFVGGDDTTTVAIPFVLKYLDSELSAMGIKMRYNVEPK, via the coding sequence ATGGCATTGGCGAAATTTAGAACTTTGGAAAGAGAAAAGAGATTTCAAAATCCACCGAAGGATATGAACTCATATCCTTTGTTGAAGGATGCTGTTGCACCTCATGTGGGATCATTTAATGCGTTGATGGATGGCCCAGATGGAGGTTTATTGAATCTTGCTGTAAAAGATATTGGGACCAAAACAATATTTGACACACCAGAAACTTCTGGACGTTTAGggaacaaattgaaaatcagAGTTGATTCCGTGCAGTTGGCCAAACCAAGTGTTCCTGCTAACGATAAATTGTCGTTGAACAGAAAGACATTTCCAAGCGAATGTAGAGAAAGAATGGTAACATATAGATCCAGATTAATGTTAAATGTCACTTGGAGTGTGAATGATGGGGAAGAAGTGCTGGAAGTTAGAGAAGCAGGTCAAATACCAATTATGTTAAAGTCCAATAGATGtcatttggaaaaattatcCCCTAACCAGTTGGTGGAGGCCAAGGAAGAGAGTGATGAGCTTGGTGGGtattttattgttaatgGGATTGAGAAATTGATTCGTATGTTGATTGTGCAAAGACGTAATCATCCCATGGCCATTATTCGTCCCTCATTTGGAAACCGTGGTGCTTCTTATACCAAATTTGGTATCCAAATAAGATCCGTGAGACCAGATCAGACTTCACAAACAAATGTGTTACATTATTTGAATGATGGTAATGTTACTTTTAGATTTTCATGgagaaaaaatgaatttttgGTTCCTGTTGTGATGATCTTGAAAGCGTTAATTGAAACCAATGATCGTGAAATTTTTGATGGTATCGTTGGAAATGATACTGAAAATTCGTTCTTAACTGATCGTTTGGAATTGTTGTTAAGAACTTACAAAACATACAACTTGTACTCTCAACAAGAGACCTTGGCTTATTTAGGTGACAAGTTCCGAGTTGTTTTTGGTGCATCTCCAGATATGTCAGATATCGAGGTTGGTAAAGAAGTTTTGAAAAGAATTGTATTGGTTCACTTGCCTAACAATACTGACAAGTTTAGAATGTTATTGTTTATGATTAGAAAGTTGTACTCATTGGTCGCTGGAGATTGTGCTCCTGATAACCCAGATGCGACCCAGCATCAGGAAGTTTTGTTAGGAGGTTTTCTTTATGGTATGATCATCAAGGAGAAAATTGAAGAGTACTTGCAGAATATTAAATTACAAATTCAATCGGATATTAACCGTGGCGTTGGTATAAACTTTGACGACAGAAAATATATGACTAGGGTGTTTCTGAGAATCAATGAGAACATTGGTCAAAAAttacaatattttttaagTACTGGTAACTTGGTGTCCCAGTCGGGTTTGGATTTGCAACAAGTTTCCGGTTATACCGTTGTTGCTGAAAAGATCAATTTTTACCGTTTCATCTCTCATTTCAGAATGGTCCATCGTGGTTCTTTCTTTGCTGAATTAAAAACTACTACTGTTAGAAAATTGTTGCCTGAATCCTGGGGGTTTCTTTGTCCTGTCCATACCCCGGATGGTTCTCCTTGTGGTTTGTTAAATCATTTGTCGCATAAATGTAAAATTGCCACCGAAGCATCAGACGTGTCACAAGTCCCCAAAGCTTTAACTCAATTGGGTGTTTTGCCAGCAGATTCATTTGCTGCAGGTCCAAACTTGTGTTGCGTTCAATTGGATGGTAGAATTGTTGGTTGGACAACTCATGAACAAGGTAGAATTGTTGCTGATACTTTAAGATACTGGAAGGTCAATGGTGGCCATGGGTTGCCGTTGGATTTGGAAATTGGGTATGTTCCACCTTCAAATAAAGGTCAGTATCCCGGTTTGTACATTTTTGGTGGCCGCTCTAGAATGATGAGACCAGTGAGATATTTGCCCTTGGATAAAGAAGATATTGTTGGTCCATTTGAACAAGTCTACATGAATGTAGCTGTGACTccagaagaaattgaaaataacaTTCACAGTCATGTTGAGTTTACGCCAACTAACATATTGTCGATTTTGGCTAATTTAACACCATTTTCTGATTTCAACCAATCTCCAAGAAATATGTATCAATGTCAAATGGGTAAGCAAACCATGGGTACTCCTGGTACTGCATTGGTCCATAGATCGGACAACAAGTTGTATCGTTTACAAACAGGACAAACACCAATTGTGAAAGCTAACTTGTACGACGACTATGGAATGGATAATTTCCCTAATGGTATGAATGCTATTGTTGCTGTCATTTCATACACTGGTTACGATATGGATGATGCgatgataataaacaaatctGCTGATGAAAGAGGTTTTGGTTATGGTACCGTTTATAAAACtgaaaaagttgatttGTCACaatcaagaagaagaggtgATCCAATCACACAACATTTTGGGTTTGGTACTGATGAATGGCCTGAGGCTTGGAAGGAAAAATTAGATGCTGACGGTTTGCCATTGATTGGTGTTAAGGTTGAAGAAGGTGATCCAATAGTGGCATATTACGATGATACTTTGGGTAAAACCAAAGTCAAGACTTACCATTCATCAGAGCCTGGATACATTGAAGAAGTCAAATTATTAGGGGACGATAGCAATGAGCAAGAAGGCCAACAAATAACTATCAAGTACAGAATCACCAGACAGCCATTAATTGGAGATAAATTCTCGTCTAGACATGGTCAGAAAGGTGTTTGTTCGAGAAAATGGCCGCAAATTGACATGCCATTTACTGAGTCGGGTATGCAACCCGATGTCATCATTAACCCGCACGCGTTCCCATCGCGTATGACAATTGGTATGTTTGTTGAATCTCTTGCTGGGAAAGCCGGTGCCTTGCATGGTATTGCTCAAGACTCCACCCCTTGGAAATTCAATGAACAAGATACGCCAGCCGATTACTTTGGTGAGCAATTGCTCAAAGCTGGTTACAACTACCACGGTAACGAGCCAATGTATTCTGGTGCCACTGGGGAAGAGTTGCGTTGTGACATTTACATTGGATGTGTTTACTATCAAAGATTGAGACATATGGTCAACGATAAGTTCCAAGTTAGATCTACTGGGCCGGTTAATTCGTTGACAATGCAACCTGTTAAAGGTAGAAAGAGATCAGGGGGTATTCGTGTAGGTGAGATGGAAAGAGATGCTTTGATTGGTCATGGTACTTCGTTCTTGTTGCAAGATAGATTGTTAAATTGTTCAGATTATACACAGACACCAGTCTGTCGTTCGTGTGGATCCATCTTGACTACCCAAACCTCGGTTCCAAGAATTGGAAGCATGGCAAGTATCAGGTGTAGAAGGTGTGCAGTCAGCTTGGACAAATACGAAGGATATGCTGCTGACTCAGATATATGGGAAGATGGTCATGGTAAGAAATTTGTCGGTGGTGACGACACCACAACAGTGGCAATACCTTTTGTATTGAAATACTTGGATAGTGAGTTATCGGCAATGGGTATAAAGATGCGTTATAATGTTGAGCCAAAATAG
- a CDS encoding tRNA(His) guanylyltransferase, putative (Similar to S. cerevisiae THG1) — MANSKYEYVKLFEKENYLLPDTYIVIRVDGKGFHKFSQFYQFEKPNDLKALQVMNSAAEKIMSKYSDVMLAYGDSDEYSFLLRKNCQLYERREMKLTTLFASLMSTYYMYFWQQHFPDKPLDIDHLPNFDARAVLYPDFKHIRNYFSWRQVDCHINNLYNTTFWNLVLKLKMTPQEAEQRLMGTVASDKNEILFKECGINYNNELEMFKKGTIIVREFENYEIEDETGLSKRQAQRLEKKRKKADLKTYHVDIINDNSWWDNRPWLRD, encoded by the coding sequence ATGGCCAATTCCAAATACGAATATGTCAAGTTATTTGAAAAGGAGAATTATTTGTTACCAGATACATATATAGTAATAAGAGTTGATGGGAAAGGTTTCCACAAATTCTCACAGTTTTACCAATTCGAGAAGCCGAATGATTTAAAGGCACTTCAAGTGATGAACCTGGCTGcagaaaaaataatgagTAAATATAGCGATGTTATGCTAGCATATGGAGACTCAGATGagtattcttttttgttgcGTAAGAATTGTCAATTGTATGAAAGGCGGGAAATGAAGCTCACTACATTATTTGCATCACTAATGTCAACTTATTACATGTATTTTTGGCAGCAACACTTCCCCGATAAACCATTGGATATAGATCATTTACCCAATTTTGACGCAAGGGCCGTACTATATCCAGATTTTAAGCATATCAGGAACTACTTTAGTTGGAGGCAGGTCGATTGtcatatcaataatttgtaTAATACTACTTTTTGGAACTTGGTgttaaagttgaaaatgaCACCCCAGGAAGCAGAACAAAGACTCATGGGTACAGTAGCATCTGACAAGAACGAGATACTATTCAAAGAATGTGGTatcaattacaacaacGAGTTGGAGATGTTTAAAAAAGGTACTATCATTGTGAGAGAGTTTGAGAATTACGAGATTGAAGATGAGACAGGGCTATCTAAGAGACAAGCACAGAgattggaaaagaaaagaaagaaggcCGACCTTAAAACCTATCATGTTGATATTATCAACGACAATTCCTGGTGGGATAATAGGCCATGGTTAAGAGATTAG
- a CDS encoding glutamine-tRNA ligase, putative (Similar to S. cerevisiae GLN4) codes for MSTKTDISTDELASLFSKAGFEEKKSLEIVKNKKVASALYNILGTNFPKTDDKKLSLLHQLAIHESKNGEEPNHDFVINGIQNGDLKTALQVTEGIKYLQNNTTVAKEKFDEASGVGIEITPQQAKAEISKYLDSIKTDLESKRYSILPKVLGEVKTQPSLKWAPPQLFKPILDEEFLARLGPKDERDVKKKEKKVKTPTSGGATKKQDTGSEPERSMFSEGFLGDLHKPGEEPQMYPELLEEHRKFICDKVFTRFPPEPNGFLHIGHSKAIMVNFGYAQFNNGNCYLRFDDTNPEAEEEVYFNSIKEMVSWLGYKPWKITYSSDYFDELYELAIKLIKSDKAYICHCTPEEVKASRGLKEDGTLGGERVACKHRSQSVEHNLREFENMKNGKYNVGEATLRMKQDLNSPSPQMWDLVAYRVLNTPHHRTGDKWKIYPTYDFTHCLVDSFENITHSLCTTEFVLSRESYEWLCDALHVYRPAQREYGRLNLTGTIMSKRKIAKLVNEGYVRGWDDPRLYTLEGIKRRGVPPGAILSFINTLGVTTSTTNIQTVRFESAVRNYLDQTTPRLMMVLHPIEVVIDNLDESFSLDVEIPYKPGKDEKSMGYRKLAFSKHIYIDENDVRSEPADKEFYRLAPGQPVGLMRVPFNVSFKSIEEKDGKRIVHVHYDEGVKAKPKTYIQWIPKNTAVHIKEVRIYNQLFKSENPSAHPEGYLKDINPDSEEVLRNAVVEDNLNDIVSKSPMNIEIPGSAFNIKENKGNNTVRFQALREGYFCLDKDSKEDGLILNRIVSLKEDAAKK; via the coding sequence ATGTCAACAAAAACTGATATTTCTACTGATGAATTGGCTTCGTTATTCAGCAAAGCTggatttgaagaaaaaaaatcattagaGATAgttaagaataaaaaagTTGCCTCTGCTTTATACAATATTTTAGGCACAAACTTCCCCAAAACCGATGATAAGAAATTATCTTTGTTACATCAATTGGCTATACATGAAAGCAAAAATGGAGAGGAACCAAACCATGACTTTGTCATTAATGGAATTCAAAATGGAGATTTGAAAACTGCTTTGCAAGTGACTGAAGGTATCAAGTATTTACAGAATAACACAACTGTTGCTAAAGAAAAATTCGATGAAGCTAGTGGTGTGGGTATTGAAATTACCCCTCAACAAGCCAAGGcagaaatttcaaaataccTTGATTCTATTAAAACTGATTTGGAAAGTAAAAGATATTCAATATTACCTAAGGTTTTGGGTGAAGTGAAAACTCAGCCATCCTTGAAATGGGCCCCACCTCAATTATTCAAACCAATTTTGGATGAAGAGTTTTTGGCAAGATTGGGTCCTAAAGACGAAAGAGACGtcaagaaaaaggaaaaaaaagtcaAGACACCAACTTCTGGTGGTGCTACCAAAAAGCAAGACACTGGTTCTGAACCAGAACGTTCTATGTTTTCTGAAGGGTTCCTTGGTGATTTGCATAAACCGGGTGAAGAGCCTCAAATGTACCCTGAATTGTTGGAAGAGCATAGGAAATTCATTTGCGATAAAGTATTTACTCGTTTCCCTCCTGAACCAAATGGGTTCTTGCACATTGGTCACTCCAAGGCCATTATGGTTAATTTTGGATACGCTCAATTCAACAATGGTAATTGCTACTTGAGATTTGACGATACAAACCCTGAAGCTGAAGAGGAAGTTTACTTTAATTCCATTAAAGAAATGGTTTCTTGGTTGGGGTATAAGCCATGGAAAATTACCTATTCTTCCGACTATTTTGATGAGTTGTACGAATTGGCTATTAAGTTGATTAAATCAGACAAGGCATATATTTGTCATTGTACTCCTGAAGAAGTCAAGGCTTCTCGTGGTTTGAAAGAAGATGGTACGTTAGGCGGTGAAAGAGTTGCTTGTAAGCACAGATCCCAATCCGTAGAGCATAACTTGCGTGAGTTTGAAAACATGAAAAACGGGAAATACAATGTTGGAGAAGCAACATTAAGAATGAAACAAGATTTGAATTCCCCATCACCGCAAATGTGGGATTTGGTCGCGTATCGTGTTTTGAACACACCACATCACCGTACTGGTGATAAATGGAAGATTTACCCCACATACGATTTCACCCATTGTTTGGTTGATTCTTTTGAAAACATTACCCATTCATTGTGTACTACAGAATTTGTCTTGTCTAGAGAATCTTATGAGTGGTTGTGTGATGCATTACATGTCTATAGACCAGCACAACGTGAATACGGTAGATTGAACTTAACTGGTACCATCATGTCCAAGAGAAAGATTGCTAAATTGGTCAACGAAGGTTACGTAAGAGGGTGGGATGACCCAAGATTGTACACATTAGAAGGTATTAAAAGAAGAGGTGTCCCACCAGGTGCAATTTTGTCTTTTATTAACACCTTGGGTGTCACAACTTCTACAACAAATATTCAAACAGTGAGATTTGAAAGTGCTGTGCGTAACTACCTCGATCAAACAACTCCAAGGTTAATGATGGTTTTGCACCCAATTGAGGTTGTTATTGACAATTTGGATGAAAGTTTTAGTTTGGACGTCGAGATTCCATACAAGCCAGGTAAGGATGAAAAGTCTATGGGATACCGTAAACTTGCATTCTCCAAACATATTTacattgatgaaaatgatgttAGATCTGAACCTGCAGATAAGGAGTTTTATAGATTGGCTCCTGGCCAACCAGTTGGTTTGATGAGGGTTCCCTTCAATGTCagtttcaaatcaattgaagaaaaagatggAAAGAGAATTGTTCATGTTCACTACGATGAAGGGGTCAAGGCTAAACCAAAAACCTATATCCAATGGATTCCTAAAAATACTGCTGTTCACATCAAAGAGGTTAGAATCTACAATCAGTTATTCAAGAGTGAAAACCCTTCTGCACATCCTGAAGGGTATTTGAAAGACATCAATCCTGATAGTGAAGAAGTTTTGCGTAATGCCGTTGTTGAAGATAATCTCAACGACATTGTGTCAAAATCTCCAATGAACATTGAGATTCCCGGCAGTGCATTTAACATTAAAGAGAACAAAGGTAACAATACTGTTAGATTCCAAGCATTGAGAGAAGGCTACTTTTGTTTGGACAAGGATTCCAAAGAAGATGGTTTGATTCTTAATAGAATCGTGAGCTTGAAAGAAGATGCTGCTAAAAAATGA
- the PSF3 gene encoding subunit of the DNA replication complex GINS, putative: MTADYYDLDDILADSEKLPCKFNITVPGLGYLEGNPGKPIHEDTKIELPHWLSGILATVAIDEDSNVNFLDLADPDIIKEKVMNAIKTDPLAVDLHKLTPYYYSLILKWGNLYTDKMLIANVMNCLKARSLEIYNFSNNANKTLNNEFLYTLDEFERALFKSASDSNKSMRKWLKSK, encoded by the coding sequence ATGACAGCCGATTACTACGACCTAGATGACATACTAGCCGACTCAGAAAAACTCCCTTGCAAATTCAATATAACGGTTCCTGGATTGGGTTATTTAGAAGGAAACCCAGGAAAGCCTATTCATGAAGATACCAAAATTGAGTTGCCGCATTGGTTATCAGGAATATTGGCTACTGTAGCCATCGATGAAGATTCAAATGTCAATTTTCTAGACTTGGCTGACCCCGATATTATCAAGGAAAAAGTAATGAATGCCATAAAAACAGATCCATTGGCGGTCGATTTACACAAGTTGACACCTTATTATTATAGTCTAATTCTAAAATGGGGGAACTTGTATACAGATAAAATGTTAATTGCCAACGTCATGAACTGCTTGAAAGCCAGGAGTTTGGAAATTTACAACTTTAGTAATAATGCAAACAAAACTTTGAACAATGAGTTTCTTTATACTTTGGACGAGTTTGAAAGGGCATTGTTTAAGCTGGCTTCTGATAGTAACAAGTCCATGAGAAAATGGTTGAAAAGTAAATAG